TTTCATCGTTCCGGCAACCGAAGCGGTTGTATCAAAACTTATCTCTGAAAGTGCGGAAAAACAGGGGAAAATATCCTTTTCACACAAACTTGGCTGGCTTACAAAACTTCTCACCGGCGGCTCTGTGCTGCTTGCCTTTGAGCATTTCTGGCACGGCGAAATAGTTCCGTTTACACCGTTCCTTACGGCGGGCAGAGAGAAAATGTTTGCTGAAATGTCAACTGCAGGCGTATGCATGGCGCTGCTCTGCACGGCAGTCTGGTGCGCAATGCTTGCGGTATGCGCCGTTTACGAAAAACGGCAGGCTGAATCAGTCCGTTAATGACGCTGTTGATTGCCATTTTTGCCTCTGTTGTCTCCACCGTGGTGTGGTACAACGGTAAAAACGAGCTGCGGGTTGACATACTCTGCTGGATGTTCTGGGGCGCATCACTGATGTGGTTTGTCGATGCCTGTTTTGAATACTCGGAACTTGGAACGACATACTTCACGCCGGAACCGGCGGTAATGCTGAACGATGCCTTTCTCGGACTTTACGTGACGGCTCTTGCCCTTGTAATATGGGTTGTTTACCTGCTGATCAAAGATCCTAAGGGAACAATCAGGACAAGACTGTTCGGGAAAAAGTAATCTGCTATAATATTCTCTGAAAAAAGCAAAGGGGAATATGCAATGAAAATAGTTGTTGTTGACGCGCAGGGCGGAGGAGTCGGAAAACAGCTTGTAGCAGGAATAAAACTTGCGCTTCCGTCTGCGGATATAACCGCCGTCGGGACAAACTCCATAGCGGCTACCGCAATGCTCAAAGCCGGTGCAGACCGTGCCGCAAGCGGGGAAAATCCTGTTATTGTTGCCTGCAGGACTGCGGACGTTATAGTCGGGCCGGCGGCGATAGTTATTGCCGACGCGCTTTTGGGCGAAATAACGCCGAAAATGGCACAGGCAATAGGGCAGAGCAAAGCGAAAAGAATACTGATACCCTTTAATCACTGTGAAAACGTAATTGTAGGAATAAGCGACAAGGGACTTGGCAGACTGATACAGGAAGCAGTCGAAGAAGTTAAAAAATTACAGAAATAATTACAATGCAACCAGGAAGGTGTGCGGTTTTCAAGAATGAAAACCGCGTTTTATTGTGCAGCTGCTGACGGCTGACGGGAGGAAAAAAATATGAAAAAGGTTGTATTGTGCTTAATTTTTATACTTTGCTGCTCAGGTACGGCATTTGCTTCGGATTCTTTTGCACGACTGCCGGAAGCTCATTGGGCGTATGATGCTGTCAGGCAGCTTGCAGCTGACGGAATAATATCCGAAAGCATTGCAGACGGACAGACTGTGACACGTTACGAAATTGCGTCTGTAATCGCAAAAGCCGCCGACAGAGTTTCATCAGGTCATTGCGAAGAACGAAGTGCTGCTATGCTCAAAAAGCTTGCTGCAGAATTTAAAGAAGAACTGACTGCTCTTGCCGTTAATACTGAAAAAATCGACAAACGGCTGGTCAAAATCGAAAATGGAAGCGGCAGCTGGAATTTATCCGGCACTTGTATGTTTGACGCTGTGCGCAGTCAGGAAGGCGGCTGGGCAAACACCGGCATGAAAAACGAATGGCGCAAAGAGCAGATGTATCTTTATCTTACCCGCCGGATAAATGAAAATACCTCCTTTTATTCAGAATTCCGTATGGGAGCTGACGGTGCAGGCTCTGAAAATTCAGAGGCAGGTATGGGAGACATATCTGAACACATGCTCACACATTTTTACATTGATACTGTTATTCCTGAGTGGAACGTTGACGCGCGTATAGGACGGTTCGGAGTTGATTTTGAAGAAGAATACGGACTTTTTTCAGATAACGACGTGATATTCGGACATTTCAGACTTGACGGTTTCAGACTGCAAAAACGATTTAACAAGCTTTGCGCGACTGCAATAATCGGTCGCAACAGAAGAACGGACGATGATAATGCCGATTTCAGAGACCATGACAATTTTAGAACCCATACTGTTTTGGATCTGAAATATCAGCCGAACGAAAGAATTTTTTTCGGTGCAACAGGTTATTGGTTCCTTGGCAATGATGCACCGAAAGACTTTGTCGAAATGAACGGCAATACCGAAGAAAGCACCGGTGCAAAAGACTGGGACACAAAAACTTATGCCGGATATTTCGGCTGGGAATTTATGCAGGGTGCAAAGCTTATAGGGGTTTGTTATCGGCAGAATAACGGAAAAACTGTTGCCGGAGACTATAAAGACAATCCCGTGTCATGGAAGGTCGTGGCTGATCTCGGTCAGGATTTGCTGAAATTCGGTTCTGTCTGGCTTGAATACAACAGACATGACAATAATTTCTGGAACACATATTACGACCGCTATGCAATAGCGGGAAGCGCTCACTGCTCCGTAGGCGACAATATGCCTATTAATGGCGAAAGCACAAACTTTATCTTTGCAAGACTTGAACGCGAATGGAATCACAAATTTACAACAGGCATACGCTATGCTCATGCAGATTACGGAACGCCTGGTTATGACAATACGTACGAACTTGGCGCGTATGCAGCATGGAAAATGAATTCTGCCATTTCATTTACACTTTACTTTGACCATTTTGACTACGGAAACAGCAGAGTACAGTCCCCCGTGTTAAAATACGGCGCTGACAACGTAATTATGCTGCGAACGTCTGTTGAATTTTAAAGCAGCTGACAGTGTTTGCCGATAATTGATATGCCGGACGTAAAGCGGATGTTTATGTCCGGTGTGCTTTTTTAGTGTATAATTTAAGCGGAAATAACGGGAGGCGGATAGAATGGAAGCAAGGGAACTTGTAATTATAGGTGCCGGTCCTGCGGGGCTGACCGCAGGGATTTACGCAAAAAGATCCGGACTTGACGTTGTTGTTCTTGAAAAAGGCGCTGTCGGAGGGCAGATAAATCTTACCGACAAAATCTCCAACTGGCCTGGTGTTGAGAGCACAAGCGGCATGGAGCTGTCTTCTTCGTTCAAAAAGCATGCTCTTGCGCTCGGCGTTGAAATAAGAGACTGTGAAGTTTCTTCCGTCTGCTCTGACGGAGAAAACAAAATTATAGAGACAAACAAGGGTATTATATCTGCCAAAGCGCTGATAATTGCGACCGGTGCCCGTTTCAGAAAACTCGGCTGTCCGGGTGAGGCGGAATATACCGGTGCAGGCGTTAGCTATTGTGCGGTGTGCGACGCGGCATTTTTTGAAGACCTTGAGGTAGCCGTTATCGGCGGCGGAAATGCCGCGGTTGAGGAAGCCGAATATCTTACAAATTTTGCTTCCAAGGTTTATCTGATACACAGGCGCGGCGAGTTCCGCGCGGACAAATCCGCTGTTGACGCTGTGCTTGGCAATGAAAAAATTGTGCCGGTTATGAATACTGTTGTTGAAAGTATTGACGGAGACGAAGGTTTTGTCAGCTCATTAAAAATCAAAAATCTGATTGAAAACACTGTTTCGCAGCTGCCTGTCAGCGGAGTTTTTGTGTTTGTCGGTACGGAACCGGTGCTCAGTCTGGGGCAGTTTGAAGAGAGTATCAGCAGGGATAAATCCGGATGGATAATAACGGATGACGGAATGGCGACGAATATTCCGGGCGTTTACGCAGCCGGCGACGTCAGGGCAAAGGGGCTCCGCCAGGTGGTGACGGCGGTAAGCGACGGAGCTATTTCCGCAATGTCGGCGTACAAATATATAAGAAATCCGTATTTCATCTGATAAAATACAGCTTATAGTTTGCTCATTCTTTAAAGACGCGAAATTTTCGTAACCGGAACTTTCAATTGAAGAAAACAGGAGGTGGGTGCGGTGAGGTGCTGTACAAAAGCAGTTTTGTCCGCTATTCTTCTTGTTTTTTGCGCTCTGCCTGTTTATGCCTCCGCATCGCCTGAACCTACCGAAAAGACGATAGAAAAAGAAATCAGAATGGGGCGTAAATATACGGCGGAGGTTGAAGCTTCAATGTCGCGCCTTGTTGACGTTGAGCTTGAAAAAAAGCTTGCGCACATAGCCAACCGCCTTATACCGCAGATGTCCCGTCTGCTTCATTACGAGGTGCGCGTTCTTAAGGCGGACGAGATGAACGCTTTTTCGCTCCCCGGCGGCTATACCTACATTACCACGGGAATGCTTGACGCGCTTAAAACCGATGACGAAATCGCCGCTGTGCTTGCACACGAATTTGTCCATGCGGACAGGGCTCACGTGCTTGTTCAGACGGCAAAAAATTCTAAACTCAATGTAGTTTCAATAGCCGGAATTTTAGCGGCGGTCGCGGGGGCTGGGGCAGGCGCCGCCATTGTCGGCAGCGCTCTTCAGACCGCTATGGTTAATTCCTACACGATAGAGCTTGAAAAGGAAGCCGACGAACGCGGTATAGAGGCGCTTTACAATGCAGGCTACAACCCCTCTGCGATGCTTGTTCTCATGGAACTGCTTAAAGAAGAAACCATACGCACCCGTTCATATTCGCAGCTCGGCATTTATCAGACACACCCCGAAGAAGAGGAACGCATTGCCTCTGCCCTTGCATACATGAAAAGCCGCGGAATACGCGTTGAGAGAAAGAAGATAAATTCTGTCCTGCAGTTTGAAATAAAAGAATCCCTGCCGCTTGAAAAACTTTACCTCAACGTTGACGGAATCAATATCGTAACGCTTCCCATGACTGTCTCCAACGAAGAATTTCTGCAGCGCCTTAAGTCCGTGCTTGAACGCAGTATAGAGCTTGAGCTTGCACCGTTTGACTTTTACATAATGGATACAGAGATTGGCAAGGCTCTTGCCGTTCTCGGTTCTGTGATTGTCTATGCCAAAGAACTGCCGGAGGGTGCTCCGTCGCTTCAGCAGATACGCGACACCGTGAATGCCCACCTTATAGAACTGCGCGGCAGAAATCCGTTCACCGATTATTTCCTGTAAAATTAATGTCATAAAAATTTTTAGGAATTTTTGGGACAAAAACAGTTTTTTCCTGTTAAAATAATATAGCAGGGGAGGAATGTCTCATGTATGTTTCTTTGTACAGGCGCTACAGACCGCAGAATTTTTCCGACGTCGTAGGACAGTCGGCGGCGGTGTCCGTGCTTCAGCAGTCACTTAACGAAAACAGAATAGGGCACGCGTATCTTTTTTCAGGTCCGAGAGGCTGCGGAAAAACGTCAGTTGCCCGTATTCTTGCCAAGGCTCTGAACTGCCTTTCCCCGAAAGAAAACAGCGAGCCGTGCTGCGAGTGCGCAAACTGCACGTCAATAGCCGCAGGCGAGCATCTTGACGTAATTGAAATAGACGGAGCGTCCAACCGCGGCATAAACGAGATTCGCGATTTGAAATCGCGCGTCAATCTTAAGCCGCTTAACGCAGTCTATAAAATATATATCATAGACGAAGTACACATGCTTACGGAGCAGGCGTTTAACGCGCTGCTCAAAACGCTTGAAGAACCGCCTTCAAACGTTGTTTTCATGCTTGCGACGACTGAACCGAACAAGGTGCCCGTTACGATACGCTCACGCTGCCAGCATATTCCGTTCCACAGAATTTCAATGTCTGACCTTGTAAAAAGAATTTCTTTCATCTGCGGGAAAGAGGGCATTGAGGCCGAAGCCGAAGCTGTATGGGAAATCGCGCGTCAGGCTGACGGAGCTCTCCGCGATGCATTGTCAATTACGGAGCAGGCGGTTGCCCTCGGCGGCGGAGCTCTTACGGTTGAAAGCCTGAAAGGGCTGCTTGGCGGAAGCAGCAGAACAGAACTTGAAATGCTTGTTACAGAGCTGCGCACGGAGCCTGAAACGGCGGCAAAGCGCCTGCACGAGATTTTCAGCCGCGGCGTGTCCGTTGAAACATTTGCGGAAACTTTGTTCAATTTGTACAGGGATTTATGGATGTTCTCGCTTTGGGGCGAAAACAGCTTTAACGCCGTTGAGGCTTCCGAAGCGGAGCATGACTATATTCGCCGCGAAGCCGCGAACTGGACGAGCTCACAGCTTAAGGCTGCCTGTATGTTCTGCAACAAGCTTATGCCGCGTGCAAAATACGGAATGAAAACTGAAATTTTCTCAGGTCTTATTCTGCTCGGTCTGGGCGGAATAAGTGAAAACGAAGAACAGATAAAAGAGAACGAAGAACAGATAAAAGAAAACGCAGAACGAAGAACGCAGAACGAAGAACAGGTAAAAGAGAACGAAGAACGAAGAACGAAGAACGAAGAACAGGTAAAAGAAAATGAAGAACGAAGAACGAAGAACGAAGAACAGGTAAAAGAGAACGAAGAACAAAGAACGAAGAACGAAGAGCTGGTAAAAGAGAACGAAAAAGTCAGAGCTGATAACGAAGAAACGCAAATAACAAACAGCGGGGAAGATAGAACGGAGAATAACGTTCAGCAGCAGACGGCTGACAACG
The genomic region above belongs to Candidatus Equadaptatus faecalis and contains:
- a CDS encoding DUF3842 family protein, giving the protein MKIVVVDAQGGGVGKQLVAGIKLALPSADITAVGTNSIAATAMLKAGADRAASGENPVIVACRTADVIVGPAAIVIADALLGEITPKMAQAIGQSKAKRILIPFNHCENVIVGISDKGLGRLIQEAVEEVKKLQK
- a CDS encoding S-layer homology domain-containing protein, with amino-acid sequence MKKVVLCLIFILCCSGTAFASDSFARLPEAHWAYDAVRQLAADGIISESIADGQTVTRYEIASVIAKAADRVSSGHCEERSAAMLKKLAAEFKEELTALAVNTEKIDKRLVKIENGSGSWNLSGTCMFDAVRSQEGGWANTGMKNEWRKEQMYLYLTRRINENTSFYSEFRMGADGAGSENSEAGMGDISEHMLTHFYIDTVIPEWNVDARIGRFGVDFEEEYGLFSDNDVIFGHFRLDGFRLQKRFNKLCATAIIGRNRRTDDDNADFRDHDNFRTHTVLDLKYQPNERIFFGATGYWFLGNDAPKDFVEMNGNTEESTGAKDWDTKTYAGYFGWEFMQGAKLIGVCYRQNNGKTVAGDYKDNPVSWKVVADLGQDLLKFGSVWLEYNRHDNNFWNTYYDRYAIAGSAHCSVGDNMPINGESTNFIFARLEREWNHKFTTGIRYAHADYGTPGYDNTYELGAYAAWKMNSAISFTLYFDHFDYGNSRVQSPVLKYGADNVIMLRTSVEF
- the trxB gene encoding thioredoxin-disulfide reductase gives rise to the protein MEARELVIIGAGPAGLTAGIYAKRSGLDVVVLEKGAVGGQINLTDKISNWPGVESTSGMELSSSFKKHALALGVEIRDCEVSSVCSDGENKIIETNKGIISAKALIIATGARFRKLGCPGEAEYTGAGVSYCAVCDAAFFEDLEVAVIGGGNAAVEEAEYLTNFASKVYLIHRRGEFRADKSAVDAVLGNEKIVPVMNTVVESIDGDEGFVSSLKIKNLIENTVSQLPVSGVFVFVGTEPVLSLGQFEESISRDKSGWIITDDGMATNIPGVYAAGDVRAKGLRQVVTAVSDGAISAMSAYKYIRNPYFI
- a CDS encoding M48 family metalloprotease, whose translation is MRCCTKAVLSAILLVFCALPVYASASPEPTEKTIEKEIRMGRKYTAEVEASMSRLVDVELEKKLAHIANRLIPQMSRLLHYEVRVLKADEMNAFSLPGGYTYITTGMLDALKTDDEIAAVLAHEFVHADRAHVLVQTAKNSKLNVVSIAGILAAVAGAGAGAAIVGSALQTAMVNSYTIELEKEADERGIEALYNAGYNPSAMLVLMELLKEETIRTRSYSQLGIYQTHPEEEERIASALAYMKSRGIRVERKKINSVLQFEIKESLPLEKLYLNVDGINIVTLPMTVSNEEFLQRLKSVLERSIELELAPFDFYIMDTEIGKALAVLGSVIVYAKELPEGAPSLQQIRDTVNAHLIELRGRNPFTDYFL
- the dnaX gene encoding DNA polymerase III subunit gamma/tau, with translation MYVSLYRRYRPQNFSDVVGQSAAVSVLQQSLNENRIGHAYLFSGPRGCGKTSVARILAKALNCLSPKENSEPCCECANCTSIAAGEHLDVIEIDGASNRGINEIRDLKSRVNLKPLNAVYKIYIIDEVHMLTEQAFNALLKTLEEPPSNVVFMLATTEPNKVPVTIRSRCQHIPFHRISMSDLVKRISFICGKEGIEAEAEAVWEIARQADGALRDALSITEQAVALGGGALTVESLKGLLGGSSRTELEMLVTELRTEPETAAKRLHEIFSRGVSVETFAETLFNLYRDLWMFSLWGENSFNAVEASEAEHDYIRREAANWTSSQLKAACMFCNKLMPRAKYGMKTEIFSGLILLGLGGISENEEQIKENEEQIKENAERRTQNEEQVKENEERRTKNEEQVKENEERRTKNEEQVKENEEQRTKNEELVKENEKVRADNEETQITNSGEDRTENNVQQQTADNDIIPYPMPFAKPSENEAYDASALCEKLGGTFSKLAEAFPEDKLLLCAALLDAEIVKDGASWKLAFVRNGRNENILKNAEKQALLEKAVCGVFGFAPPQNREEAPVPEVSKQPVFVSDTADRTAEPISAVSENPRGADASIDRMLKLVGAEILYVEEDNVSDGSESDS